The window GCGGAGCTCAGATGAATCTTCCCGCCGTCGGCCTGGGGCCAGATAAAGCGGCCCCGCTCAAGACGCTTTGCCAGGAGCCAGATCCCATCCTCCGTCGCCCAGAGGACCTTTATGAGATCGCCTCGGCGGCCTCGGAAGATGTAGACGTTGCCGCCCAATGGATTCTCTTCAAGCGCCGTTTGCACCTTTGCCGCTAGCCCCTGAAACCCACAGCGCATGTCGGTCACGCCTGCAGCAATCCAAATACGCGTGCCAGCCGGGAGCGAGATCATGATCGCAGACTGCCCAACACGGTACGCAGCATGTCGGCGTCGACCAGACCATCTACCTTGACCACCACACGGCCGATTCGGATTTCAATCGTGCCCGCAGGTGGCGCCGGGTTTGCATCTAATGCTGGTAAATCGCCTGACGGCGCGGCCAGGGCCTGCGTCGGTGGGTCACTCAGCAGTACGACTGGCAGAAGGCCGGCAGGCTGAGCGTGCCGCTCGGTAAGATATCGGCGCCGCCAGGTGTACAGCATGTTCGCGTTGATGCCATTCTCACGGGCGAGTCTCGCAACGGAGACGCCCGGTTCACACGCCGCTGCCGCCAGCCGGTCCCGAAGCTCCCTTGGGTAATTCGGACGGCCCGCTCGACTACCCGGCTTCTTCTCTGAGGACTCTGACAAAGTGGTGTCCATCAAATCGAAAATGATGGACATCATTTTGCTGCGTATTGAGGTCACGCCCTACGACGGTCGAGACGAGCCGCTTACTCAGCTTATTCGGGCGACAAGTCAGGTCCGCCCGCGAACAGCCGTTGGTCCCACACGACAGGCTGCGGCGCCGAGACGACTAAACGTCCGGCATCCGGGTGTGCCGGGTTGACCACCGCATTGCATTCCGCCCGCGCCACGACCGACGGGACCACCAGCACCGCTGATCTTCCCTCCTCGATCCACTTGTCGCCGAAACGGCGCGCGACCTGCGCATCCGGCGCATCCCAGCCCGCTGACAAGTCCTCGACGCTGACGCGCTCGATTGTCACGTTCTTCGGGACCTCGACCTCAACCCATACGTGGTGCTTGGGTACCTTACCGATCCGCGCGTGCACCAGCACCTCCAGCATCGCCCCCGCAAAATTCAGCGCGCCGTAAATGACTGGGCGGCCGGGGCTATTGAAGCGGCCACCGACAAGCATCGCCCCAGTGCCACTCCACACCGGATGACGCCGATCCGCAATTCTAAAAATCCGCATCAGGCTGGCACCTCAACGACTTCCATGCAGGAAGTCATGCCGGCAGCCCATAGAACAGCTTCCACAACAGTTCCTCGACGCGCCGCGCGCCGAGCTCGCTCAAGGCGACCTCCACCGGCGTGCGCCCTTCGAGCAACGGGTGCATCGTATTTAGAAACTCCCGCGCATCACCCTCGTCGTCCCATACATAACGCGCGGTCGCGACGATTCGTGCGAGCCGCTCCGTCTTCTCAGACTCGTCGGGACTGAGCTTGTCGCGGCGACGTTTGAAGGTCGCCTCCGGCACGATGCGCGCGAGCAAGGCGCGCCGTTCCTCGGCGCTGCGCGTCGCGTGCTCGACGCCTTCTTTGAGCGCGGACTTTGGTAGGCCCTCACGGACCTGCGCGTCGAGCTCGGCCACCGAATGCGGGACGCGAGGCAGCGCCATCACGGCTGCGATCTGTTCCGGCGAGACCAACAGCATGGCAACCTCCGAATGGATCACTTGATCCTCCATTATAGACCAAATGATACGAGTGCGCGATTCTCCCCGATGCCGATACTGTCCGAGCCGCAAATGGGCTCGGTTGGGTAGGCCTCCGCGTTTTGGCCTCGATTCCGTTTCGGGCGTCGTGCCTTGCGCCCGGGAAGGCGCTCGCCGAGGGCGACCGGCTTGTGTTCCTGCTATCACGCCATCCAAGGCCGCCTACCACGGTGATTTCCGTCTCTCGTTTGCGGGGCGGTAGACCGGCCGACCTAATAGGAGGCACGCGGCGCCCCAACGCCCTTCCTACGCGCCGGAGGACATCGTTTCAAGCGTGATAAGTCGTATTAGCACCATTGCGCTTAATCCTGCCGCTGCGGTACGACCCATCAACGGCTTTTGTCGGCCAGCGGCATGGAGATCCGCCGAAAAAACGCCCTATCCATGCCTGATAATTCGTATTTAGGCATGGCGAAGGCGAAATTTAATAGGGACGGGTCTGAACGCCTTCCTGCCAAGCGCATAAGTTGTTTTCGAACGGTGTCACGGCCAAATACAGATGTCGGGGTGCGGGCTCGTTAGAAATGTCCGGGTCTAGGGCTTGTTAATCCTTCTTCAGATCATGATTTCCCCACCGCGGCTGCCCGTTCTCGCGCGGAACTCAACACAGCCGCGTTGAGTTGTTCCAAGGTCAGTTCGCGTTGCGTGCGCGTGCCCACCTTGCGCTCCTTCGGCCGTGGCGCCATGCCTTGGTTGGTACGCGAGGGCATGCCCGAAGCGCAGCGATCGTCGCGCTCGGCCTGCAGCACCTGAGCGACTTGCAACGCGTGTCCAAGCCGTTTGTTCTCGACTATCGCCCCCTGATCGATCTCGGAAAGCCGATCGTATCGACGATAGGCGAGGGCCGCCCCATTCACGCGAATCTCGATGCGTCCATCCGGGTACTCGAAGACGTCGAGATACTGGTGGATCAGCGCGCGGTTCTGCGCCGTATCGTCGAGCATGTAAATGACCCGGTCGTATTGAACCGTCAACACCTTGGTCACGCGCCGCGCCACGCGTGAGGTCAGGATCAACTCGATGTTCTCGTCGCTTCTGAGCGCGCGATGGGCATTGAACGCGCTTCTTGGAACCTTGCCAAAGCGGCCGTTGAAGTCGGCGCTAAAGTGGGGCGCGTAAGCGTTGGCGTCCTCCTGCGTGTTGATGCCACGTAGGCGCAGTTCCTTCACCAGCCGATCCTGCAAGGTCAGATTGGCCCGCTCGACGCGTCCCTTCGCCTGGCTGCTATTGGCGCACCAGGTATCGATGTTGAGCTCAAACAAAGCCCGTCCAAATTGCGTGACGCCTTTGCCAGCGGCCTCGGCGTGGTTGTTGCAATGAAATATCGCAGCCTTGTCGCTGTAGAGCGCAAGCGGCTTGCCATGCGCTTCGAGATACTTGCGCATGGCCTCGAAGTAGCTGAAGGTCGACTCGGTCGCCGTAAAGTGCAGGGTCATCAGCCGGCCCGTCGCGTCATCGATAAACACCAGCAGCGTGCAAGCCGGTGCGCGATCCTCGAACCAGCGATGATCGCTGCCATCGATCTGAATCAGTTCACCCAGACACGATCGGCGGTTCCTCGGCTGGTGTAGCGTCGGTGGACGCTGCTTGCACGGAATCCAGAGCCCGGCATCGCGCATCCAGCGCCGTACCGTTTCCTTGCCCAACTCGATGTTGTGACATTCACGCAGCTTCTCGCAGGCGAGCGTCGGACCAAAATCGGCATAGCGCTCGCGCACCAGCGCCATTGCCCGGGCGCGCAGGTCGACGGGTAATTCGCGATTACTCGGCTGTCCGCGCTTGCCCGAGATCAACCCCGCCGGACCACTCGCGGCATAGCGGCGAGCCAGACGGCTGATCTGGCGCTCGCACAGGCACAGTCGCTCGGCAGCCCGCACCATCGTCAGCCGATGCTCGCAGACCGCCTCGATCACTTTAATGCGTTCGAGTTCGTGCATAGTCGCCGTGATGAAACCACGCTCGTTCATGGTGGAGCCCCTTGAAGACGCTTGCGCTCAGCGTGCGCCTTCAAGGGACAAAACCGGACATTTCTAATGAGCTCAAACCCGACATTACTTATATGGTCGCCTCCCATTTGCAAGGTAATTGTGCGTGGCGAGGAGGGTGGTTGCGGACTTATATCCGGACTCGATCGCGGGCGTGCCCGCCGGCCCCGATGGATTTCGCCGCAAAGGTCCTAATCTAAAAAGCGGACTTGATGTCCGAGTAATGTCTCAGGCTTGCCTTTGCGCGGTCCAACCTGTCTTGCCATCGTTCAATCTACCTGTGCAACCGTGGATGGGTTCGAATCTGCGTAGCTTGCGTTACGGCATGGGTGGGGCTTGATACGTTCGTCCATAGGCTAGGAGAGCCCAAATCGTGCGTGCCATCTTATTGGCGAGTGCGACGGCAACGACGTTCGTTGGCCGTCGAGCCAACAACAGCCGCAATCGCTCCGGCAAATGCTTTGAGCTTGAAATCACCGCTCGGGCACCGTGAATCAGCAGCGTTCGAAGATACACGTCACCACGTTTGCTGATGCCTCCAAGCTTCGGTTTGCCTCCGGAGCTATTCTGTCGCGGCACCAAACCGAGATAAGCAGCGAACTCTCGCCCGGAGCGGAACGACTTCGCCTGTCCAATCGCGGATACTGCAGCGGTCGCAGTAAGAACACCGACGCCAGGAATTTCGGAGATGCGACGACATGCTTCGTCGTTGCGCCGCCATTCCTGAATGCGACGTTCGAGCAGTTCGATCTGCTCGTCGAGGATGCGAAGCCGCGAGAGTTGATCTTGCAGACTGTCCGTCAGCATGACCGGAAGCTGGTCAGCTAATGACGCTAGAGCCGCTTTTGCAGCCTCAATCGATGGGCGACGGCCTTGTGGCAGTACGATGCCGAATTCGTAGAGCAATCCGCGAAGCTGATTGATCTGCATGACGCGAATTCGGACAAGTTGCTGACGGACCCGGTGCAGCGCAAGCATGGCCTGCTGATCTTCGGTCTTGACCGCGACGAAACGCATGCCAGGGCGCTGGGCAGCCTCCCAGATTGCGGCGGCATCAGCCGCGTCGTTCTTGTTCGACTTCACGAACGGACGTACGAACTGAGCCGCTATTAGGCGCACATCGTGGCCGAGTCGTGCCAGAGTTCGGGCCCAATGATGAGCGCTGCCGCAGGCTTCCATGACAACCCGGCATGCCGGCCGGTTCGTGAAGAACGGCACGAGTTGCGTACGTTTAGGCGCCTTGCTGTATATCGCGCCGGTCTCAGGATCGACGTAGTGAATCTGGAAGACGCGCTTGGCCAGATCGATGGCAATGGTCGAGGATTCCATCTGATTCTCCTTTGCGGCGGACATGCCGAACCAGCAATGTCCCACGCTCCGGTCAACGGAGCTCGGGCGACGGCTGACCGTTAAGGCGGGAGGCGACCATTCCATCTAAAAAGCTCTGACAAACGGACGTTCTCTAACTTCTATTATGTAAAACGAAAGGTGAACTTAGCCGCGCTATCGTCCGAAATTGCTCGGGCGGCTGCGGCGCTTCGAATTCAGGCCCGGCGCGGCGCAATATGCAAGATAGTGGTTTGCGAGACGCTGGTCTTGCGTCCACTTATACGCGGCCGTTCAGCCCCGCGTCATGTCATTAGTCCCTCGGCCGCGGCCAAGAAAGATTGACCGAGTGGGCTAATATGGACTAGACTAACCTTAGTCCACATGGAGGAAATTATGCAAACCGTCAATATTCACGACGCAAAGACGAACTTTTCGAAGTTGGTCGACGCTGCGGCGGGCGGAGAAGAAATTATCATCGCCAAAGCAGGAAAGCCGACGGCCAAGCTCGTTCCGATCGAGCCGGCGCGGCCGACGCGCACTTTTGGCCGGCTAAAAGGAAAACTGCACATTGCCGATGATTTCGACGCGCCGTTGCCAGACGACGTGCTCGCTTCTTTTGAGGGTCGTTAATGGTGCGCGTGCTCCTAGATACGCACATCTACCTGTGGGTGCTTCAAGACGATCCGCAACTGAGCCACATCGCCCGCGGCCTGATAACCGAGGCCGACGAGGTTTTCGTCAGCAGCGCGTCGATTTGGGAAGCGTCGATTAAAGCGGGGCTGGGGAAGCTCGACGCGGATCCGAAGATGCTGGTAGCGGAGATCGAGGGCAGCGGCTTTCGTGAACTGCCAGTGCTTGGAAAACATGCGGTGTTGGTTCGCGACCTGCCGGACATTCATCGAGACCCCTTCGACAGACTGCTGGTGGCACAAGCCATGTCGGAACCGCTGATCCTGCTGACGGCCGATGGCCACCTATCGGCCTACTCCAAGCTGGTCATGACAGTTTGAAAATTGGGAAACGCTAAGATGGCAGACCTAACCCTGGCACTCGCCTGCGGGCCGCGATCAACCTGCTATTCGACTCTGCGGAGTGGAGAAAGCGACCGACCGGAGCGGAGATCGACGACGCGTTGATTCGACTGCACCAGCAGGCAGCGGATACGGTGGAGGCCTCTCTGGCTTATCTTCGCGAGTTCGATTAGAAAAAGGCGTGACCTTTCTGACGCATTGATTGCTGGTCAACTCCGTGGAAAATTGCGGAGGTATGGCATGCTCGAATGGGTTTCAAGCGTCGCTGGAGAGTATCAGTCATGGGTGCCATATTTTGTCGGCCTGGGGGCTGTCCTCACAGCGTTTGGCGGTGCGATGAAATGGCAATACGAAATCAGGAAGGCGAAAGCTGAAGCGAAGGCATCACCGAAGGTTGGCGCCTCCCGGTGTTGTTGTTGCCCATTAATTTAGGCGTTTATGGATGTTACCTTACGTGCCTGATATTCCTGCGTAGGAAGTTTCGACTCGCAATTCAGAGGGCCCGCGAAGAGACTTGAACGCACCGTGGCGCCATATTATTTGGCGATGTCATGGCCCGCGGTGAGGCCCTCGACGCCACGTGGTCAGCTGCTAGTGTCCTGAGTTAAAAATTCATTGAATGATGCCGACCACGTACTAAAGTGCTCTGTGTGGCACTTGATGCGAGGAGGCAGGGATGAGCGGACGGCCCAAAGGGGAACTGGTGCTGAGCGAATCGGAGCGCAAAGAACTGCAAGCACTGACATTGCGACGCAAGACCGCACAGGCCCTCGCATTGCGGGCCCGCATCGTGTTGGCCTGTGCCGATGGACTGGACAACAGGAGTGTCGCGGCGAAACAGCGGGTCACTCAGCAAACGGTGTCGAAGTGGCGGGCGCGGTTCGTCATGAATCGTCTGGACGGACTGCTCGATGCGCCTCGGCCCGGCGCGCCGAGAACGATTGATGATGCGCGCGTCGATGCGGTTATTGCAAAGACGCTTGAGTCCGTGCCTGTCGGCGCAACTCACTGGAGCACGCGCACGATGGCTCGTGAGATGAAACTGTCGCAAACGGCGGTCACGCGGATCTGGCGTGCTTTTGGTTTGCAGCCGCATCGGCAGGAAACGTTCAAACTCTCCAGTGATCCGATGTTCGTCGACAAGGTGCGAGATATCGTCGGGCTTTACCTGGATCCGCCGCTTAAGGCCATGGTGTTGTGCGTGGACGAAAAGAGCCAGATTCAGGCGCTCGATCGCACGCAACCCATGTTGCCGTTGGCCCCCGGCATCGCTGAACGACGCACGCACGATTACATGCGTCACGGCACGACCACGCTGTTCGCGGCGCTGGACATCGCGACTGGCGAGGTGATCGGCGAGGTACATCGGCGCCATCGCAGCAGCGAATTCGTGCGTTTTCTGCGCACCATCGAAGCCAGCGTGCCGTCGCACCTGGATGTGCATCTGGTGATGGACAACTATGGCACGCACAAAACGCCCTCGATCAAAGCCTGGTTCGCCCGTCATCCCCGCTTCCATGTTCATTTCACGCCCACCTCGGCGTCGTGGCTTAATCAGGTCGAACGATGGTTCGCCTCGCTCACTGAAAAATACCTTCGACGCGGTACGCATCGCTCGACACGTCAACTCGAAGACGCGATCCGTCAATACCTGGAGATCTATAACGCCAATCCACAGCCGTTCTCTTGGAGCAAGTCGGCTGATGAAATTCTGGCCAGTCTCGAACGGTTCTGTATGCGGGTCACGAAGGCCGCGGGCGAAGCATCATGAACATCAACACCGACGCAATTGATGAAGTCGCCTTGGCACTTCTCTACCTGACCCTGCATGACCGATACCGTGCATGGAAGGGTTTCGACTGGGATGTACTGAACCGGCTCTACGAACGAGGTTTCATCGAAGACCCGGTCAACAAGACGAAGTCCGTGATCTTTACCGAAGAAGGATTGCGCGAGTCCGAGCGGCTCTTTAATCAACATTTCGTCATTCCAGAAAGACCGGGAAATTGATTCAACGAACTTCTAACTCACGACACTAGCGACGCGGCCTTTACTTGCATGCGAGAATGCTGTTGAAGATGGGTGCCCAGGGGCAGCTTGCTAACGCCTATTCCTTCCGCTTCCAGGGGGGCCGTCAATGTTGAGGGTCACTAGGATGGGGTATCATCAAAAAACATTAGGATACCTACAGACAAAGTGCTGATGTTACTTATGTAAAATCACGACGGTTTTCGCTTACCGAGATACGTGAGTTCACGGACTTTTGAAGGATGACGGGCATGAGAGCGTGCTTTACTGGTCTTCATCAAGGGTAAGCGCCGCCTCGTAATCTTGGCCTCCGTAGAAGACACCAACGATCGAAACAACCTCTTTCTCCACCGTATAGGCGATGATGGTCCGCTTGCGGAAATGAGTGACTCGAAGTCCGGGCAGCAAATCGTCACGTGCGACACCGCGCGCTGGGAATGTCTGGAGCTTCATGCAGAAATCGACGATCGAATCAACGTATCGTTCGGCCGTCATCGGAGCGCCCGCGTTTGCGATGCGCTTTTCAATGCTCTGCAGCTGATCGAGCGCTTCGGGCGCAAACTGAACGCGCCAATTCATTCGTGGCGCGTGCGAGATTTTTTCAGTTCGGCACGTACCTGGTCTGCTGATAGTGCACGGCTTGGATCGTCCCGAAGTGCTTGCGCTGCAGGAACGACTTCGTTTCGTAACCATGCTTCAACGGCACGGTCACGCTCGCGGAGCAAGCGAAGCGCGTCTCGCAGCACCTCGCTGTCAGACGCGTAGTCGCCGCTTGCGACCTTTGTGCGGACGAATTCGGCCATCTCGTTGGGTAAAGTGATGCTCATCTGCTGCGTTGTTCTCATGGCAGCCTCCGGTCAGTAGGATTTAATCCTACTCGTCTCCGCCCTCGCCTGCAACGATCCCTGCCCAGCAGAAATCTGCTCGCCCACCCTCCTACGGCTCTGCCAAAAAAGAGGGGCAATACTATTTATGTAAAATCATTCTGCAAGTCCCTGGGCTTGCCGGTCAACGCGGTTGACCGGGCCGATTCTTCGCAATCTGCTCCCGCCTCCGCGTGAGCCGGATCTTCTCCTGACTTGCGCCGTACTCAGCTTCCGCAGCGGTGACAACGCCAGTGGTTGCGCCATTAAGATCCACGCGCACAGTACCTTCGACGAGACACGTCCAATAGCGTTGGCCACGACACCAAAGCTTCACGCCGTTTCGAGCGTCTCGTTCGCCGAGTCCAAGCGACGCGCTCTCGCAAGCACGTCCTTAAGAATCCCGATCTTGAGCGGGACCTTTGGTTCCGGACTGCGCGGAAACGCCCACGGGAAATGTCGTTGCAGCATAGTGACTGCACGCGCGGCTGCGTCGGCAGACGTGCGCCGAGGCTTCGGTGGCTGCTTGATTTCCCGCGCGACGTCCACTGGTTGTGACGTCGAGCGTGGAGCCACCTCTTTGCCCTTCGCGCCCTGGTTCAGCTGCGCCTTAAGCGCAACGAGCTGTTCGAATCCCATGGTGCATGCCTGAAATCAGTCACCAGATTGTACCGTGCCGAGCCCAGCCGAAACTCTAGCTCAAGCCCGTTGGGAAAATCAAAATGCCGGTTGCGCGGCGACCAAACATTGTCATACGTCGTTTCGAGCGGCGCGCCGCAACAACCGCGGGTCGGTCTCCCATTCATCGCGCGTCCCAATCTCGATCTGCGCGAAGTCTGGATGACTGGGGTTGAGCAGATAGTTAGTTTCGGCAGGAACGACCGCGCTCGGCACCGCAAGCACCGCGCTCGTTCGCTTCTGCGCCCACTTAGCACCAATCTGTTGCAGCTCGGTCCGTGCACTGAGCTCTCTCCAGTCGCGCGGCAAATTCGCAGCATCGACGCGCTCGATCAGGGTCTCAGGAATTCGCGCCGGGATCATCACATACCGCGCCCGTAGCGGTGAGTCCTGCACGAGCATCTCGAGGAGCGCAAGCGATTGTGTCTGTGCTGTATATACGAGCGCCACCCCTTTCGGGTTCCACCGCCCACCATAGAGGCGCGCACCTTCGCCGGAAAAGGCGCTATCAGCATACCGCTCTGTCACTACCCGCCATGCCATCAAGGTCATGCAAAAACACCATGCTCGATGCGCCCAAGCGTATCCATCACGCTATCGGCACCAATGTCCGTATCGAGAAGACTGAGCGGAGTAGCATCGCCTAGTGCCGCTGCCGGCATCTTGAGCCACCCGATCGCCAGATCGAGATCTTCGAATACTTCCGCCGCGCGCGCCGCGACACGCGCGAGTCGTATCAACTTGGCCGACTCCTCGCGGCTGAAAACGCCTTCGCGCTTGCGCCGCGCCAAGGTCCGCTCGGGAATATCGAGCGCCTGCGCCAGTTCTGACTGCGAAATCGCGATGGATTTGAGCATTGAGTCGAGCGCTTGGGAGGAGATGCCGTGACGGACAATATCCACCCATTCGAGGCCCGATCGGGGCGCGCGGCGCAAAACCGAGCGTCCACCCAACAACGAATCCGCCGAAATTTTGCTGATGACGGCCATAGCACCTCCTGCCATTTGGCATCTATGTTACACCAAGTTGGCAGCCTCACGCGCTGACTCGCTTCGCCGGGCTGAACGAGTCGACCGACGTCGCGGGCGATTCGTAGGTACGGCGGTCAGGCAAGGTACAGGAGGCCATTGGCAGCGGTGCCGGCGACGCGATGAACCAAATCAAAGGCAGGGTCGGGCAAGTAGCCGGGACCACCCAAGAGTTCGCGGGCCGCACGGTCGATATGGTCCGAGATCAGACCGGCGAAAATCCGCTGGTCGTGCTGGGCATCGTTGGGATCTCGAGCTTTTTGCTAGGTTTGCTCATCGGCAGTGTAGGCGCGACGAGAAATTTAATTCGGTGAGGACCGCGCTCACCCATTGATTGAGTCAAAGGGGT is drawn from Caballeronia sp. NK8 and contains these coding sequences:
- the tnpB gene encoding IS66 family insertion sequence element accessory protein TnpB (TnpB, as the term is used for proteins encoded by IS66 family insertion elements, is considered an accessory protein, since TnpC, encoded by a neighboring gene, is a DDE family transposase.), translated to MISLPAGTRIWIAAGVTDMRCGFQGLAAKVQTALEENPLGGNVYIFRGRRGDLIKVLWATEDGIWLLAKRLERGRFIWPQADGGKIHLSSAQLSMLLEGIDWRQPRRTAALSML
- a CDS encoding transposase, with the translated sequence MMSIIFDLMDTTLSESSEKKPGSRAGRPNYPRELRDRLAAAACEPGVSVARLARENGINANMLYTWRRRYLTERHAQPAGLLPVVLLSDPPTQALAAPSGDLPALDANPAPPAGTIEIRIGRVVVKVDGLVDADMLRTVLGSLRS
- a CDS encoding RES family NAD+ phosphorylase, with product MRIFRIADRRHPVWSGTGAMLVGGRFNSPGRPVIYGALNFAGAMLEVLVHARIGKVPKHHVWVEVEVPKNVTIERVSVEDLSAGWDAPDAQVARRFGDKWIEEGRSAVLVVPSVVARAECNAVVNPAHPDAGRLVVSAPQPVVWDQRLFAGGPDLSPE
- a CDS encoding antitoxin Xre/MbcA/ParS toxin-binding domain-containing protein: MLLVSPEQIAAVMALPRVPHSVAELDAQVREGLPKSALKEGVEHATRSAEERRALLARIVPEATFKRRRDKLSPDESEKTERLARIVATARYVWDDEGDAREFLNTMHPLLEGRTPVEVALSELGARRVEELLWKLFYGLPA
- a CDS encoding ISNCY family transposase, with translation MNERGFITATMHELERIKVIEAVCEHRLTMVRAAERLCLCERQISRLARRYAASGPAGLISGKRGQPSNRELPVDLRARAMALVRERYADFGPTLACEKLRECHNIELGKETVRRWMRDAGLWIPCKQRPPTLHQPRNRRSCLGELIQIDGSDHRWFEDRAPACTLLVFIDDATGRLMTLHFTATESTFSYFEAMRKYLEAHGKPLALYSDKAAIFHCNNHAEAAGKGVTQFGRALFELNIDTWCANSSQAKGRVERANLTLQDRLVKELRLRGINTQEDANAYAPHFSADFNGRFGKVPRSAFNAHRALRSDENIELILTSRVARRVTKVLTVQYDRVIYMLDDTAQNRALIHQYLDVFEYPDGRIEIRVNGAALAYRRYDRLSEIDQGAIVENKRLGHALQVAQVLQAERDDRCASGMPSRTNQGMAPRPKERKVGTRTQRELTLEQLNAAVLSSARERAAAVGKS
- a CDS encoding IS110 family transposase, producing MESSTIAIDLAKRVFQIHYVDPETGAIYSKAPKRTQLVPFFTNRPACRVVMEACGSAHHWARTLARLGHDVRLIAAQFVRPFVKSNKNDAADAAAIWEAAQRPGMRFVAVKTEDQQAMLALHRVRQQLVRIRVMQINQLRGLLYEFGIVLPQGRRPSIEAAKAALASLADQLPVMLTDSLQDQLSRLRILDEQIELLERRIQEWRRNDEACRRISEIPGVGVLTATAAVSAIGQAKSFRSGREFAAYLGLVPRQNSSGGKPKLGGISKRGDVYLRTLLIHGARAVISSSKHLPERLRLLLARRPTNVVAVALANKMARTIWALLAYGRTYQAPPMP
- a CDS encoding type II toxin-antitoxin system Phd/YefM family antitoxin → MQTVNIHDAKTNFSKLVDAAAGGEEIIIAKAGKPTAKLVPIEPARPTRTFGRLKGKLHIADDFDAPLPDDVLASFEGR
- a CDS encoding type II toxin-antitoxin system VapC family toxin is translated as MRVLLDTHIYLWVLQDDPQLSHIARGLITEADEVFVSSASIWEASIKAGLGKLDADPKMLVAEIEGSGFRELPVLGKHAVLVRDLPDIHRDPFDRLLVAQAMSEPLILLTADGHLSAYSKLVMTV
- a CDS encoding IS630 family transposase, translating into MSGRPKGELVLSESERKELQALTLRRKTAQALALRARIVLACADGLDNRSVAAKQRVTQQTVSKWRARFVMNRLDGLLDAPRPGAPRTIDDARVDAVIAKTLESVPVGATHWSTRTMAREMKLSQTAVTRIWRAFGLQPHRQETFKLSSDPMFVDKVRDIVGLYLDPPLKAMVLCVDEKSQIQALDRTQPMLPLAPGIAERRTHDYMRHGTTTLFAALDIATGEVIGEVHRRHRSSEFVRFLRTIEASVPSHLDVHLVMDNYGTHKTPSIKAWFARHPRFHVHFTPTSASWLNQVERWFASLTEKYLRRGTHRSTRQLEDAIRQYLEIYNANPQPFSWSKSADEILASLERFCMRVTKAAGEAS
- a CDS encoding DUF6429 family protein — translated: MNINTDAIDEVALALLYLTLHDRYRAWKGFDWDVLNRLYERGFIEDPVNKTKSVIFTEEGLRESERLFNQHFVIPERPGN
- a CDS encoding type II toxin-antitoxin system RelE/ParE family toxin encodes the protein MNWRVQFAPEALDQLQSIEKRIANAGAPMTAERYVDSIVDFCMKLQTFPARGVARDDLLPGLRVTHFRKRTIIAYTVEKEVVSIVGVFYGGQDYEAALTLDEDQ
- a CDS encoding type II toxin-antitoxin system ParD family antitoxin; protein product: MRTTQQMSITLPNEMAEFVRTKVASGDYASDSEVLRDALRLLRERDRAVEAWLRNEVVPAAQALRDDPSRALSADQVRAELKKSRTRHE
- a CDS encoding RES family NAD+ phosphorylase, with amino-acid sequence MTLMAWRVVTERYADSAFSGEGARLYGGRWNPKGVALVYTAQTQSLALLEMLVQDSPLRARYVMIPARIPETLIERVDAANLPRDWRELSARTELQQIGAKWAQKRTSAVLAVPSAVVPAETNYLLNPSHPDFAQIEIGTRDEWETDPRLLRRAARNDV
- a CDS encoding antitoxin Xre/MbcA/ParS toxin-binding domain-containing protein, which produces MAVISKISADSLLGGRSVLRRAPRSGLEWVDIVRHGISSQALDSMLKSIAISQSELAQALDIPERTLARRKREGVFSREESAKLIRLARVAARAAEVFEDLDLAIGWLKMPAAALGDATPLSLLDTDIGADSVMDTLGRIEHGVFA